The genomic interval CTCGATACGGAGTGGGGCACCATGGAAGGCGAATACGAAATGCAGGACGGAGAAGGCGGTCTTTTCGAAGTGGAAATCGGACGGTTCTACCTCGCCATCACGTCTGATGAGAAGGTGGAATCCGCGTAGTCTGCCGGCATGCCGCCGATACCTGGCGAACCCGGTGCAGTCGACGATGCCGCGTAACCCCGCAAGCAGGACGACAACACAGGAAGTTGGAGCGAAATCATGGCAAAAGGGTTGACGCCGCAGGCGGACGATTTCTCCGCCTGGTACAATGAAGTGATCGCGAAAGCCGAACTCGCCGACAACGCGCCGACGCGCGGGTGCATGGTCATACGCCCCTACGGCTATACGATATGGGAGAATATCGTTGCGGAACTGGACCGGATGTTCAAGGCCACCGGTCACGTGAACGCCTATTTCCCCCTGCTGATCCCCGAGAGTTTCTTTCAGAAGGAGGCGGAACATGTCGAGGGATTTTCACCCGAGTGCGCCGTCGTGACACATGGCGGAGGCAAGAAACTGGAAGAGAACCTGATGGTCCGGCCCACGTCGGAAACCGTCATCGCCGATATGTACGCGAAGTGGATACAGTCCTACCGCGACCTGCCCCTGCTCATCAACCAGTGGGCCAACGTATTCCGGTGGGAGCTGCGTCCCCGGGCCTTCCTGCGCACTACTGAGTTCCTCTGGCAGGAGGGGCATACGGCCCACGCCACCGCGGAGGAAGCCCAGGAGGAAACGCTCCGCATTCTCGACATCTATCGCACTTTTGTCGAGGATTACATGGCGATTCCGGTGCTCTACGGTCCTAAAACAGAGGCGGAAAAGTTCCCCGGCGCACTCCAGACTTATGCCATCGAGGCTATGATGAAAGACGGCAAGGCACTCCAGATGGGCACTTCCCACAACCTGGGCCAGAACTTCTCGCGCGCCTTCAATATCGATTTTCAGACGCGGGACGGGTCGCGGGAGTATGTGCATCAAACCAGCTGGGGGATGACCACCCGAACTATCGGCGCGATCATCATGGCCCACGGCGACGATAAGGGTCTGGTCCTGCCGCCGCGCCTGTCACCTTACCAGACTGTCGTCATTCCCATTGCGAAGTCCGACGAGGAACAGGTCGTCGTCCGGGAAGCCGTCGACGGGCTGCTCGAATCTCTGGAAGGTATCCGGGTGAAGGTCGACGACCGCGAGCAGTTCGGCCTGGGCTGGAAGTTTACCGAGTGGGAAACGAAGGGCGTGCCGCTGCGCGTGGAACTCGGCCCCCGAGACATCGCGTCCGGCCAGGCCGTGGTCGTCCGCAGGGACACGGGCGAAAAGTCTTTTGTGCCCCTCGCGTCCCTCGGGGGGCACGTCAGGGACCTGCTGGAGACCGTGCAGCGGGACATGTTCCAGCGTGCGCTGGACTTCCGCGAAGCCCATTCCCGCGAGGTACGGGACCGGGATGCCTTCATGGAGGCGGCGAACGGCGACGGCGGATTCATCCACGCGCACTGGTGCGGCGATCCCGCCTGCGAGACGGCCGTCAAGGATGAAACCCGGAACACGATCCGGTGCGTGCCCATGCACTGGGACGCCGCAGCAGGCGCCTGCGCGTACTGCGGCGGCGCCTCGGAACGCAAGGTTGCCTACGCCCAGGCCTATTGATCGACCGGGCCGAGGATGCCCGATTCAGGATGCACCGCCCGGTCGATATAACCGCCACTAAGCCTGATCCCCGTACATCCCAAG from Gemmatimonadota bacterium carries:
- the proS gene encoding proline--tRNA ligase produces the protein MAKGLTPQADDFSAWYNEVIAKAELADNAPTRGCMVIRPYGYTIWENIVAELDRMFKATGHVNAYFPLLIPESFFQKEAEHVEGFSPECAVVTHGGGKKLEENLMVRPTSETVIADMYAKWIQSYRDLPLLINQWANVFRWELRPRAFLRTTEFLWQEGHTAHATAEEAQEETLRILDIYRTFVEDYMAIPVLYGPKTEAEKFPGALQTYAIEAMMKDGKALQMGTSHNLGQNFSRAFNIDFQTRDGSREYVHQTSWGMTTRTIGAIIMAHGDDKGLVLPPRLSPYQTVVIPIAKSDEEQVVVREAVDGLLESLEGIRVKVDDREQFGLGWKFTEWETKGVPLRVELGPRDIASGQAVVVRRDTGEKSFVPLASLGGHVRDLLETVQRDMFQRALDFREAHSREVRDRDAFMEAANGDGGFIHAHWCGDPACETAVKDETRNTIRCVPMHWDAAAGACAYCGGASERKVAYAQAY